The nucleotide sequence CTTCGGAAAAGAAAAAAGTAAAGGTCGGGTGCCGGTGCACTCAATCTTTACTTTTTTCTGCTTCTTCCGCTACTACAAAAGCCAAGTCATCGTTTCCGAAAATCTGTAAAACTTCCAGCATAGTTGCGGTGCCGACTTCAATTTCTGCCGGATCGGTTTTTGTTTCTTCCACCACGTTCAACAGCGCCTCATTTGTTGGCTGGTGCGGATAAGCACGTGTATACAGCGCAACAGAATCAAGGTCGTGGTTGAGGCACCAATGCACAAAGAGGCGAATCATCGTGTCTTCATCCTGCTGGTATTTCTTGATGATGTATTCATCGCGGTTTTCAAATTCCATAAGGCACATCCTTTCACTAATTCTTTGTCCGTTATACCATATCCGGCGAGACAATTCGAGTGGATGCATGGACTTATACTGTTTTTTCCTCTAGAATGAAGCCGAGAGAAATGATAGCATCGGAGGCTAAAAAATGAAATTACTTCAAGTGAGAAAGGGACAACTCGTCTATTTTAACAACGAGTTACATAAAGTCTACTCCGTGAAGCCGTTAGCAAAAAAATCCGTCTTGATGTTCCGGTTGAAAGACATGGAACAGGTAGCGAGCAAAGCGGAGCAGGTATCGTACTACAAACCGAAACATCTGGATTCATTCCTATTCCTTGGCGCGCGTTATACGCTTCGCGACGACATTCCGGCAGAGCCGGGCGGCTATATTTTCATCACGAAGCCGGATCCTGATTACATGGATCATTATTCGCTGAATGAATTTGAAAAAGTCGAATCGGTCGAAGGAAAAGACGTCGTGACGACACGCCAAAATACGGTGAAGTTCAAGGAATTCTTTGTGATGGTACCTGGTGAAGAACCTGGCAGCAACGACATCACCTATTTCGATAAATCCAAAGTGGCGCCGGAACAATTGGACGAAGACGCTCTGCTCGAAGAAAAGCTGAGAGAAGAAAATGCCATCAAACCTTCTATCGGAGATGTTTACTTAAACTTGGATAACGGCGCAACCGCAATGGTCGTCGCCATTGAGCAGGATATTGTCACCATGGGAACAGGCGACAAACTGACTTTCCATGCCTTATACAAATCCGACAGCTGGAACTACTTGTATTCCATTAACAGTACCGACAGCGACCTGTAAGCAAGAAGACTTAAAAAGGATGACGATGCATAAAACCAACCGGACCGGCCACTTCGCTTTCCGTGGGCTTAGCTTCAGCCTCCTCGCCGCTTTGCGCCTGCGGGGTCTTCAGCTTTCGCTGTCCCACAGGAGTCTCCGTGGTCGGACCGGTTGGCGGCGTCTCTCTTTGATTCGATTGTGAACGTGAATCGGGTTGTAGCCTAAATAGATATTCCAAAGAGGAAAAGCGATACCTTTGGATAGCCTTCACTTCTAGGATCCGAAGTGAAGGCCGGCGACTCCAGCGGGATAGCGAAGTGCCGAAATCCACTCGGGACGTTAGTTCCGAGTTAGTTCGGCGCGAGCCCGCGGAACGCGTCCGGCTGAAACGGAGGATCCGGTATTTTCCTCTAATCGGATATTTATTCAGCTATCATGTGTAAAATTTCTTTTGTCTACAAGTTCAAAAGGATGGCCCTTGGGCCATCCTTTTTGCTTTTATTCGGGTTCAACGATATGGAATTCCGTCAGCATCGCATAGAAGCGGGCACCGTGTCCTTCGGCTGCTTCGAGGAAATAGCGTTCGGTGATGACGAAGCTTCCGGCTTGGCTGTTGCTAATAACGTAGGCATGGACGACTGGATCATTCCCTTGCTGGCCGCCATTTGCAATGCCGTGAAGCTGGTAGCCTTCTACCGGTTCTGTCACTTGCTTGACATCCTCCAATTCCGGAAATTCCGATTTTAATTCGGCTTCAAATTCCTTCACTAATACTTCCGGTGCTGTATCCGGCACATGTTCGATGGTCATAGACACTTCCGGAAAATTCTCGGGAAGCGCTTCTTTTGTGGTAATGGCATCCGGGTCATCGCCTTCGCCTTTCACCATTTTGTAGCGCTCTTCATCGATATAAATGACATAATCGCAATCTTTTCCTTTGTTCAAGTGCATGATCACTTTTTCTTCCATGCCTTCAATTTGGACAACAACTTCTTTTTCTTCTTCAAATTTTTCTTTAGTTGATGTTTTTCCCTCTTTTTCCTTTTCCCCGGCTTCGACTTTGTTGCCATCGGCTGCAAGGCCGTCTTCAGATTGCACACTTTCTTTCAACGGATTGTTCCACGTGTCACCTTGAACACTGAATAGCACGAGCAGAATGGCAGCTGCAGCAAATAAGAAAAGAACCAGAGCTTTTTTCATCATGGTTGGCAACTCCTTCCTTTTATTCTTTCATTGCTGAACCTCCCGGTTTTCACTCACAAAATCGAATTTTCTACTTCCAGCGGAACCAGTGCTTTGGTCCGGTCAATAAATACAAAGGCGTCGTAGCGGCTTGCGATGCGGGAAGGGACGTAATTGCCATAGGCTTCATGAGCAGGGTTATAGACCACACCGATTGCCCGGTGGCCGGTCCAGCGGTCGAAGGAGGAAAAGTTGCCGGAATCGAACAATAGATATTTATCATGCGCCCCGGTACGGTGCATAATTTCTTCCCACGAATTAATACGGGCAGGAGGAACCGCCATCACTTCATGCGGAACGCCCCAGGCCTGTGAAGCGATAACGGTGCCTTCATAGGTGCCGAATCCGACAGCGAAAACGTCTTCCGGCCGGTTTTGTTCCCGGAGGACCTGGCCGACGTTCAGCATGCCGTCGTTTCGCATATCGGTCGCCCTTGCATCGCCGATATGGGTATTGTGTTCCCAAATGATGATCTTGGCGTCCTGTCCGTGATAGTCTCGGACTTCGTTGATCGCTTCGACCATATGTTCATCCCGGATGTTCCAGGAGATTTCGCCGCTTTTGACCATGGCCCGGTAGTAATCTTCCGCGTTTTTCGTAACCAGCGCATTGATTTCCAAGTTTAGGGCGCTTTCTTGCTCGTCCCGGTATTGCCCTTCGTTTGCCCGGATGGAGGCCAGCAGTTTCGATACTTCGTCTACGCAAACGGTGGAGAAGTTTGCTGAGGAAATGGCGTAGCCTTCCGGTTCCCGGTTGAATGGCTCGAAGCAGGAAAAAGCTTTTTTCGCGAGTTCCAGGTCGGCTCCAGCCGGATTGGTATGGGTCAGGTAATGGACAACTTCGTCCATGGATTCCCACAAGCTGTAAATATCAATGCCGTAAAACCCGGTTTTCATTTCACTTTGTTCATTGTGCGATTTCAACCAATCGATAAACTCGGCGATTTCTTCGTTTGCCCACATCCAGGTCGGCCAACGGGTAAAAGCCTGCAGCACTTCATGCGCCGTCTTTCCGTCCTGCCCGTACCCTTTAATGAAACGATTGACTTGCTGGGAAGATGGCCAGTCGCCCTCCACCGCAAGGAGTGAAAAGCCTTTTTCCTGAATCAGCCGTTTAGAAAGTTCTGCGCGGATGGTATAGAATTCCGAAGTTCCATGGCTCGCTTCCCCGAGCATGACAATCTTGGCATCGCCAATTGCTTCAATAATCGGCGTTAAGTCTGCAGGAGAATCAAATGGCTGGGCGTGTATTCTGACCGCTTCTTCAAGTGATTGTTCCACGTGGAAAACTCCTTTCCAGCTCGCTTGTTACTCCTACTGTTCCCGCATCTGAACATCTAAAACAAGAGCTGGAAAAAGACAAATAAAAACACCTGCTAAAAAGCAGGTGCTGAATTATTTTGCTAAGATATCTTGAAATTCCGGTGTTTTTTCAATAACAGAGTGGGCAAATGGGCATTGCGGATCAATGGTTTTGCCTTCATCCCGTGCGTATTGCACGACTTGCTCGACCAGTTTTTTTCCCATGCCTTGCCCTTCCAGCTGGGGCGAAACTTCGGTGTGGTCCACCGTCAATACATCACCATTTGGTACATATGAAATAAATCCAAGTTCCTCTGAATCTTTCACGACGACGAATCGATTGTTGTCCTGTTTGATATCCATTCAGCTGCCTCCTTTGGTTTGCTTTCCTTTCTGTATTCCCGGTTTGGCAGAAGTTATTCAAGTACTTGGGTTTGTTTGGTGAAGGAATTGAATTTTTAGTCTCGAAAAATTATACTGTGGGCATAGAGCCGGTGAGGAGTAAGTTCAAGCCAAGAGTATAAGGAGGGAAGCTTTATGGAAAGCATGATTCACACCGAACACTTGTCAAAGCATTACAAACTCTCATTCCATAGGATAAAATCAGTTCACGGAAGTAGTTAACCCCAAATTTAAGCACATAAAAAAAGACCCTACACACGTAGGGTCTTTTTTTTAGCTATTATTAAGCTTTTTGAACGTTAGTAGCTTGTAGGCCACGTTGTCCTTGTTCAATTTCAAACGTTACATTTTGACCTTCGTCTAAAGATTTGAAACCTTCGCTTTGGATTGCTGAGAAATGTACGAATACGTCATCTCCTGCTTCACGCTCGATAAATCCAAAACCTTTTTCTGCATTAAACCACTTAACTGTACCTTGTTCCATAATTGTTGCCTCCTGGTGCGGCTATCCACACAATGTGTTACTATCCTTGCTCAAATACCTTAGACGAAAAACAAAATTTATTCTCAATCTGAAAACGAACAAAAATAATTCTTTATTAGACTAACAGATAGTTGATAAAATGGAAAGCAAAGAGCATCGATTCAATTACTCAAAATGGATTTTATTCTATAAATACAGACATACACTAAACTATTGGTAGCCCAATATTAAGTTGCTGGTGGTTTTTAATTTTCCTCAAAAAAGGGTATAGCACGTGGTAAGAGGTGAGGACATGGAAAAGAAACCATTAGCTGAAACCGCAGTAGACCGGATAGAAAAAGTGTTTGGAGAACATCGTGAATACCGGCGTGCCCACGCCAGAGGGGTCATTTATGAAGCGGTATTCTCTGCGAACGGCTTAGGGGCGGAGTATACAACGGCGCCGCATCTGCAAGGGGGGGAAGTAAAGGCGCTTGCCCGATTTTCCCATAGCTCTCCGGATCCTACCTGGACGGATGTCATGTCGCCGGTCAAAGGGCTGGCCGTGCAATTTCTCTTGCCGGACGGGGGCATTACAAATATTGTGGGAGTCAATTCCCCGATTTTCCTGGCCAAAACCCCGGAAGCCTTCACTAAGATTCTAGGCGTTGTGACTTCGTTTAAAAAAGGGAAGCCGCGGCTTCGTGATTTGGCCAAGCTGCTGATCCAGTATCCGGAAAGCCGGGCCGCCATCAAAATCTTGCAGAAAATGCATGCCCCTGCCAGTTTTGCGACAGGGCGCTATCATTCCATCCATGCTTTTTACTTTATCGACAAGAACGGGAACCGGCTGCCGATCAAGTATGAATGGGAACCGGATGCAGGAGTGGAAACTTTAACGCCAAAAGACGCCGGTTCGCTGCCATTCGGTTATTACGAATGGGAAATCGAAGACCGTCTGCAGAAAGAGCCGGTCAGCTTCCGGTTGAATATTGTTATTGGAGGAGAAGAAGATCCGACTGACGATCCGACTGTCGCCTGGTCGGAAGAACGGCACAAGCTTACCGTTGGGACACTGACGATTTTGCCTAAGCCTGCTCTGGAAGCGGACGAACGAAAATTTGATCCGACCGCTGTAACCGAAGGAATCGAATGTTCGGAAGACCAGATCCTCCATTTTCGGAAAGCGGCGTATTCCATTTCCGAGGAACGGAGAAACAGCGAGAAGTAAAAAACGTTGAAGCCATATGCGGCTTCAACGTTTTTCAGTTAATACAACTTTCCTTGGCGGTATAAGACGGTCGTCAATCTCATGACGGCGTGGATAAAGCAGTTTTGGCGGAGCGGGAAGGGATCTCCGAAAAATTGCGGCAAAATGATGTCCATCGTGGACTTCATTTTCGCGATAAGCAGCCGGAATACTTCTTCTTCCGTATAAAACTGAGTTTCCCGGCCTTGCAGCCATTCGAAATATGAAACAATAACCCCGCCGGCATTGGCAAGGATATCCGGAATGACGATGACCCCCTGTTCACTCAAGTAATCATCAGCTTCTTGAGTAGTTGGGGCATTTGCGCCTTCCACGATCACGCGTGCCTGAATGTCCCGCACATTGCCTTC is from Planococcus liqunii and encodes:
- a CDS encoding erythromycin esterase family protein, yielding MEQSLEEAVRIHAQPFDSPADLTPIIEAIGDAKIVMLGEASHGTSEFYTIRAELSKRLIQEKGFSLLAVEGDWPSSQQVNRFIKGYGQDGKTAHEVLQAFTRWPTWMWANEEIAEFIDWLKSHNEQSEMKTGFYGIDIYSLWESMDEVVHYLTHTNPAGADLELAKKAFSCFEPFNREPEGYAISSANFSTVCVDEVSKLLASIRANEGQYRDEQESALNLEINALVTKNAEDYYRAMVKSGEISWNIRDEHMVEAINEVRDYHGQDAKIIIWEHNTHIGDARATDMRNDGMLNVGQVLREQNRPEDVFAVGFGTYEGTVIASQAWGVPHEVMAVPPARINSWEEIMHRTGAHDKYLLFDSGNFSSFDRWTGHRAIGVVYNPAHEAYGNYVPSRIASRYDAFVFIDRTKALVPLEVENSIL
- a CDS encoding GNAT family N-acetyltransferase is translated as MDIKQDNNRFVVVKDSEELGFISYVPNGDVLTVDHTEVSPQLEGQGMGKKLVEQVVQYARDEGKTIDPQCPFAHSVIEKTPEFQDILAK
- a CDS encoding cold-shock protein, with protein sequence MEQGTVKWFNAEKGFGFIEREAGDDVFVHFSAIQSEGFKSLDEGQNVTFEIEQGQRGLQATNVQKA
- a CDS encoding catalase family peroxidase, encoding MEKKPLAETAVDRIEKVFGEHREYRRAHARGVIYEAVFSANGLGAEYTTAPHLQGGEVKALARFSHSSPDPTWTDVMSPVKGLAVQFLLPDGGITNIVGVNSPIFLAKTPEAFTKILGVVTSFKKGKPRLRDLAKLLIQYPESRAAIKILQKMHAPASFATGRYHSIHAFYFIDKNGNRLPIKYEWEPDAGVETLTPKDAGSLPFGYYEWEIEDRLQKEPVSFRLNIVIGGEEDPTDDPTVAWSEERHKLTVGTLTILPKPALEADERKFDPTAVTEGIECSEDQILHFRKAAYSISEERRNSEK